One genomic region from Bradyrhizobium icense encodes:
- a CDS encoding recombinase family protein: MKWIFRRFVDVKSEKAVARELNRHSIPPCSGERWTGPKITRILRNENYIGNIIYNRLSSKLGTKRVKNSSDKWVRSEGCIEPIVSVDDFLAARKIIAERRVDGLTEGEMLARLRRTLKKEGRLTPTIISKTVDLPSHHVYRAHFGTMRNAYRLVGYLPERNFEYMDSRCMWLHRLSELQSQVATQIKKAGGQVVLNGLADGLRVNGMVNIYFRIAQIEHPARDHYAPRWFIQRRNLPDGWIVAMRLADRSKTLLDYLLVPTIRTDRNTIRFSEKLRTRFRIVSFKTPGALVRSLNRRLASLNPAAPTKLGPPKTPRRTGHPKRSTGRARR, encoded by the coding sequence TCCGTGCTCTGGGGAACGCTGGACGGGTCCCAAAATAACGCGAATTCTCAGGAACGAGAACTACATCGGAAACATCATCTACAACCGCCTATCATCGAAGCTCGGAACAAAACGCGTTAAAAATTCTTCCGACAAGTGGGTCCGAAGCGAAGGCTGCATTGAGCCGATCGTTTCGGTGGATGATTTCCTTGCCGCAAGAAAGATCATAGCAGAGCGCCGCGTCGATGGCTTAACCGAAGGAGAGATGTTGGCGCGCTTGCGGCGAACACTGAAAAAGGAGGGGCGCCTTACCCCGACGATCATAAGCAAGACGGTTGATCTTCCGAGTCACCATGTCTACAGGGCGCATTTTGGCACCATGCGTAACGCGTACAGATTGGTCGGTTATCTGCCCGAACGGAACTTCGAGTATATGGACAGCCGATGCATGTGGCTTCATCGGCTGTCTGAACTCCAATCGCAGGTTGCTACACAAATCAAGAAAGCGGGAGGACAAGTTGTCCTCAATGGATTAGCCGATGGCTTGCGAGTAAACGGGATGGTTAACATCTATTTCCGCATAGCGCAGATAGAACACCCGGCCCGAGATCACTATGCGCCGCGTTGGTTTATCCAGCGCCGCAATTTGCCCGATGGATGGATAGTCGCGATGCGACTAGCGGATCGCAGCAAGACACTGCTCGATTATCTGTTAGTGCCAACAATCCGCACCGATAGGAATACGATTAGGTTCTCCGAAAAGCTGCGCACCCGTTTCAGAATAGTTAGCTTCAAGACACCCGGGGCACTTGTTCGGTCCCTTAACCGACGCCTAGCCAGCTTGAACCCTGCCGCGCCAACCAAGCTAGGGCCGCCGAAAACACCGCGAAGAACAGGCCACCCCAAAAGATCGACCGGCCGCGCGCGGCGCTGA
- a CDS encoding thermonuclease family protein, with the protein MPDNIYKFRRTKRAKPTRFKVIADAIPRRHGSRYFFGLIILCVLIGFVAVQAWPKLKPKTARPADVPTTLSVRVIDGDTISLEDGKPNVRLVGFNAPEMGSRARCEVERQKGEAATRRLRELVSNGRSDLQQVACSCAPGTEGTDACNFGRRCGTLRINGVDVGSTLINEGLAVRFVCGATSCPTLPRPWC; encoded by the coding sequence ATGCCCGACAACATTTACAAATTTCGTCGAACAAAAAGGGCCAAGCCGACGCGATTCAAAGTGATTGCCGATGCGATACCGCGACGGCATGGCTCGCGTTACTTTTTTGGCCTGATCATTCTGTGCGTGCTGATTGGATTTGTAGCTGTTCAGGCATGGCCGAAGCTGAAACCTAAAACTGCGAGACCGGCGGACGTACCCACTACATTGTCGGTGCGCGTGATAGACGGCGACACGATCAGTCTAGAGGATGGCAAGCCGAACGTCCGCCTTGTTGGCTTCAACGCGCCAGAAATGGGAAGCCGGGCCAGATGCGAAGTTGAGCGTCAAAAGGGCGAAGCCGCCACACGACGGCTTCGCGAACTTGTCAGCAATGGCCGATCCGACCTTCAGCAAGTCGCGTGTTCGTGCGCGCCCGGTACGGAAGGCACAGATGCTTGCAACTTCGGACGCCGCTGCGGCACGCTTCGAATCAACGGTGTAGACGTTGGATCGACCTTGATCAATGAAGGCTTGGCCGTTCGCTTCGTATGCGGCGCGACTAGCTGCCCAACGCTTCCGCGCCCCTGGTGCTAA